One window of the Allorhizobium ampelinum S4 genome contains the following:
- a CDS encoding PTS sugar transporter subunit IIA translates to MIGLVLVTHGKLAEEFHYAVEHVVGPQKFIETICIGPEDDMDQRRQDILDAVMRADDGHGVIILTDMFGGTPSNLAISVMNTGRIEVIAGVNLPMLIKLAGVRGENDMEKALVDASEAGRKYINVASRVLSGK, encoded by the coding sequence ATGATCGGACTTGTGCTTGTCACCCATGGCAAGCTGGCTGAAGAATTTCATTATGCCGTGGAACATGTCGTTGGTCCGCAGAAATTCATCGAGACAATCTGTATCGGTCCGGAGGACGATATGGATCAGCGCCGCCAGGATATTCTGGATGCTGTGATGCGCGCCGATGATGGGCATGGGGTGATCATCCTGACGGATATGTTCGGGGGAACGCCTTCGAATCTGGCAATTTCGGTGATGAATACCGGGCGGATCGAAGTGATCGCCGGCGTCAACCTGCCCATGCTGATCAAGCTGGCGGGTGTGCGCGGCGAGAACGATATGGAAAAAGCACTCGTCGATGCGTCGGAAGCCGGCCGCAAATACATCAATGTGGCCAGCCGCGTTCTGAGCGGCAAATAG
- the arfB gene encoding alternative ribosome rescue aminoacyl-tRNA hydrolase ArfB, whose product MASDPLYINDRITIAGWELTEQFVLAGGPGGQNVNKVSTAVQLFFPLTSSPSLPDRIKTNAIKLAGRRLSKEGVLLIEASRFRSQERNREDARERLKELLLEAAKPPPPPRRKTKPTKGSIERRLKAKVGRGEIKKMREKPDQD is encoded by the coding sequence ATGGCGAGCGACCCGCTCTATATCAATGACAGGATTACGATTGCCGGTTGGGAACTGACCGAGCAATTCGTGCTGGCCGGTGGTCCGGGCGGGCAAAATGTCAACAAGGTCTCGACCGCCGTCCAATTGTTCTTCCCGCTGACAAGCTCTCCCTCGCTCCCGGACCGTATCAAGACCAATGCCATCAAATTGGCGGGCCGACGCCTGTCCAAAGAAGGCGTGTTGTTGATCGAGGCAAGCCGCTTTCGAAGCCAGGAGCGCAATAGGGAAGATGCCCGCGAGAGGCTGAAGGAATTGCTGCTCGAAGCAGCCAAACCACCGCCACCGCCGCGCCGGAAGACCAAACCCACCAAGGGCTCAATCGAGCGCCGGTTGAAGGCAAAGGTGGGACGCGGCGAAATCAAGAAAATGCGCGAGAAGCCGGATCAGGATTGA
- a CDS encoding sensor histidine kinase — translation MDDKDGDPGESRRLPLRLSFSHPFTLIRRIFGNAVFSSLTRRIVFFNLAALIVLVAGIMYLNQFREGLIDARVESLLTQGEIIAGAISASASVDTNSITIDPQKLLELQAGQSITPVPNDEDLEFPIKPERVAPVLRRLISPTRTRARLFDADANLLLDSRHLYSRGQVLRYDLPPVEGDTGSWTEWLAKQFNRMLQPSNVPLYKEAPGGDGSIYPEVMNALTGVRGAVVRVTEQGELIVSVAVPVQRFRAVLGVLLLSTQAGDIDKIVHAERLAILRVFGVATLVNIVLSLLLSSTIANPLRRLSAAAIRVRRGAKEREEIPDFSARQDEIGNLSVALREMTTALYDRIDAIESFAADVSHELKNPLTSLRSAVETLPLAKTDVSKQRLLDVIQHDVRRLDRLISDISDASRLDAELARTDAAPVDMEVVLGNLVEISRQIRSSKKPVDIEYVVEHKQGQKVRYIINGHDLRIGQIVTNLIENARSFVPEKEGRIVVRLSRTRSRCVVQVEDNGPGILVENIDRIFERFYTDRPDGESFGQNSGLGLSISRQIAEAHGGSLRAENILEPETARILGARFILTLPAEPSP, via the coding sequence ATGGACGATAAGGACGGGGATCCCGGCGAGAGTCGCAGGCTGCCCTTGCGCCTGTCCTTTTCTCATCCCTTTACCTTGATCAGACGCATCTTCGGCAATGCCGTTTTCTCCAGTCTGACGCGACGGATCGTCTTCTTTAATCTTGCGGCGCTGATCGTTCTGGTCGCCGGTATCATGTATCTCAATCAGTTTCGCGAAGGGCTGATCGATGCGCGGGTGGAAAGCCTGCTGACCCAGGGGGAAATTATCGCGGGTGCGATTTCCGCCTCGGCCTCGGTCGACACCAATTCCATCACCATCGACCCGCAGAAACTGTTGGAACTGCAGGCGGGGCAAAGCATTACCCCGGTGCCGAATGACGAGGACTTGGAATTTCCCATCAAGCCGGAGCGGGTCGCCCCCGTGCTGCGCCGCCTGATTTCGCCGACCCGCACCAGGGCGCGGCTGTTTGATGCCGACGCCAATCTGCTGCTGGACTCCCGCCATCTTTATTCCCGCGGTCAGGTGCTGCGCTACGATCTTCCACCCGTCGAGGGGGATACCGGCAGCTGGACGGAATGGCTGGCCAAGCAATTCAACCGCATGCTGCAACCAAGCAATGTACCGCTCTACAAGGAAGCGCCGGGCGGGGATGGATCGATCTATCCTGAAGTGATGAATGCGCTAACCGGGGTGCGCGGTGCCGTGGTGCGCGTGACCGAACAGGGCGAGTTGATTGTTTCCGTGGCGGTGCCGGTCCAGCGGTTCCGCGCCGTGCTCGGCGTGCTTTTGCTATCCACCCAGGCTGGCGATATCGACAAGATCGTCCATGCGGAACGCCTAGCGATCCTGCGGGTGTTCGGTGTGGCCACGCTGGTCAATATCGTGCTTTCTCTGCTGCTGTCCTCGACCATTGCCAATCCGCTGCGGCGCCTGTCGGCAGCGGCCATTCGCGTCCGGCGCGGCGCCAAGGAGCGGGAGGAAATCCCGGATTTCTCTGCGCGCCAGGATGAAATCGGCAATCTGTCCGTGGCCCTGCGGGAAATGACCACGGCACTTTACGACCGGATCGACGCCATCGAGAGCTTTGCCGCCGATGTCAGTCACGAGTTGAAAAATCCGCTGACGTCGCTGCGCAGCGCCGTCGAAACCCTGCCGCTTGCCAAGACCGATGTCTCGAAGCAGCGGCTTCTGGATGTGATCCAGCATGACGTCCGCCGGCTTGACCGGTTGATCAGCGATATCTCCGATGCCTCGCGGCTGGATGCAGAACTGGCGCGCACGGATGCGGCACCGGTCGATATGGAAGTCGTGCTTGGCAATCTGGTGGAGATTTCCAGGCAGATCCGCAGCAGCAAGAAGCCGGTCGATATCGAATATGTCGTGGAGCACAAGCAGGGCCAGAAGGTCCGCTATATCATCAACGGTCATGACCTGCGTATTGGCCAGATCGTCACCAACCTGATTGAAAATGCCCGTTCCTTCGTGCCGGAAAAGGAAGGCCGTATCGTGGTGCGCCTATCGCGGACCCGCAGCCGTTGCGTCGTGCAGGTGGAAGACAACGGTCCCGGCATCCTGGTCGAGAATATCGACCGGATCTTTGAGCGCTTTTATACCGACCGTCCCGACGGCGAAAGCTTCGGCCAGAATTCAGGGCTTGGCCTCTCCATCAGCCGGCAGATCGCCGAGGCGCATGGCGGATCGTTGCGGGCTGAAAACATCCTGGAACCGGAAACTGCACGGATCCTCGGGGCCCGCTTCATCCTGACCCTGCCGGCAGAGCCATCTCCATGA
- a CDS encoding phosphoenolpyruvate carboxykinase, which yields MEELGVNNSRLGIETIGLGKAANVHYNLLPAALYEHAIRNGEAVLTADGALLAETGQHTGRSPKDKFILRDANTDSQIWWDNNKPMSKEHFDILHQDMLAHVAGKTLFVQDLIGGADAANALPTRVVTELAWHSLFIRNLLIRPERAALADFEAKFTIIDLPSFKADPARHGCRTETVIACDFTNNIVLIAGTYYAGEMKKSVFTALNYMLPAKQVMPMHCSANVGPAGDSAVFFGLSGTGKTTLSADPARTLIGDDEHGWGEDGIFNFEGGCYAKTIRLSAEAEPEIYATTKRFGTVLENVVLDENRVPDFNDGSKTENTRCAYPLNFIPNASPTGRAGHPKTIIMLTADAFGVMPPIAKLTPEQAMYHFLSGYTAKVAGTERGVTEPEATFSTCFGAPFMPRHPAEYGNLLKELIARHEVDCWLVNTGWTGGAYGVGNRMPIKATRALLTAALSGELKKVEFRTDANFGFAVPVSVEGVDTSILDPRSTWANGTDYDAQAKKLVGMFIANFEKFEAHVDSNVLDAAPVLAVAAQ from the coding sequence ATGGAGGAGCTTGGAGTGAACAATAGCCGTCTTGGGATCGAGACCATTGGCTTGGGCAAGGCCGCCAATGTCCATTATAATCTGCTGCCCGCCGCCCTTTATGAGCATGCGATCCGCAACGGTGAAGCCGTGCTGACTGCGGACGGCGCGCTTTTGGCCGAGACCGGACAGCATACGGGCCGCTCGCCCAAGGACAAGTTCATCCTGCGTGATGCCAATACCGATAGCCAGATCTGGTGGGACAATAACAAGCCAATGTCGAAAGAGCATTTCGACATCCTGCATCAGGACATGCTGGCGCATGTGGCTGGCAAGACCCTGTTCGTACAGGATCTGATTGGTGGCGCCGATGCCGCCAACGCTTTGCCAACCCGCGTGGTAACGGAACTTGCATGGCATTCGCTGTTTATCCGTAACCTGCTGATTCGTCCGGAACGCGCCGCGCTTGCCGATTTCGAAGCGAAATTCACCATTATCGACCTGCCCAGCTTCAAGGCTGATCCGGCCCGTCATGGCTGCCGGACCGAAACGGTCATCGCCTGCGACTTCACCAACAATATCGTGCTGATCGCCGGTACCTACTATGCCGGTGAAATGAAGAAGTCGGTGTTCACGGCGCTGAACTACATGCTGCCCGCCAAACAGGTCATGCCGATGCATTGCTCGGCCAATGTTGGCCCGGCTGGTGATTCGGCTGTGTTCTTCGGTCTGTCCGGCACCGGCAAAACCACGCTGTCTGCCGACCCTGCCCGCACACTGATCGGCGATGACGAGCATGGTTGGGGCGAAGACGGCATCTTCAACTTCGAAGGTGGCTGCTACGCCAAGACCATTCGTCTGTCGGCGGAAGCTGAGCCGGAAATCTACGCCACCACCAAGCGGTTCGGCACGGTGCTGGAAAATGTCGTTCTGGATGAAAACCGGGTTCCGGATTTCAACGATGGCTCGAAGACCGAAAATACCCGTTGCGCCTATCCGCTGAACTTCATACCCAATGCCTCGCCCACCGGCCGCGCCGGACATCCGAAGACCATCATCATGCTTACCGCAGATGCCTTCGGCGTCATGCCGCCGATCGCCAAGCTGACACCAGAACAGGCGATGTACCACTTCCTTTCCGGCTACACCGCGAAAGTGGCTGGCACGGAGCGCGGCGTAACCGAGCCGGAAGCCACCTTCTCGACCTGCTTCGGCGCACCGTTCATGCCTCGCCATCCGGCAGAATATGGCAATCTGCTCAAGGAGTTGATTGCCCGCCACGAAGTGGATTGCTGGCTGGTCAACACTGGCTGGACCGGCGGTGCCTACGGCGTTGGTAACCGTATGCCGATCAAGGCAACTCGGGCGCTGCTGACGGCGGCTCTCTCCGGAGAGTTGAAGAAGGTCGAGTTCCGCACCGATGCCAATTTCGGCTTCGCGGTACCAGTTTCTGTCGAAGGCGTCGATACCAGCATTCTCGACCCCCGCTCGACCTGGGCAAATGGGACTGACTATGACGCGCAGGCCAAGAAACTGGTCGGCATGTTCATCGCCAATTTCGAGAAATTCGAAGCCCATGTGGACAGCAATGTCCTTGATGCGGCTCCGGTTCTGGCTGTTGCTGCGCAGTAA
- the coaA gene encoding type I pantothenate kinase, with the protein MTTAIRQAEGEEALDHFQVGSYSPYLFFSSEEWARFRADTPLTLTLDEVHRLRSIDDPIDLAEVRRIYLALSRLLSSHVESSQLLFEQRNRFLSTNVTKTPFIIGIAGSVAVGKSTTARVLKELLARWPSSPKVDLVTTDGFLYSNATLVRDNKLNRKGFPESYDTAALLRFLSAIKAGQQNVKAPRYSHLTYDVLPDQHTIIDRPDILIFEGINVLQSRDLPRDGKIVPMVSDFFDFSIYIDAEESLIHNWYVKRFMKLRQTAFRDPNSYFHRYATISEDEASTIAENLWSHINLINLRDNIQPTRPRADLILRKGENHLVEQVALRKL; encoded by the coding sequence ATGACGACAGCGATCAGGCAGGCCGAGGGGGAGGAAGCCCTTGATCATTTCCAGGTAGGCAGCTACTCGCCCTATCTGTTCTTTTCGTCGGAGGAATGGGCGCGGTTTCGGGCCGATACGCCGCTCACTCTGACGCTGGACGAAGTACATCGCCTGCGATCCATCGATGACCCGATTGATCTTGCCGAGGTACGGCGGATCTATCTGGCGCTGTCACGGCTGTTATCCTCGCATGTCGAATCGTCTCAATTGCTGTTTGAGCAGCGCAACCGCTTTCTCAGCACCAATGTGACCAAGACGCCGTTTATTATCGGTATTGCCGGATCGGTGGCGGTGGGCAAATCCACCACGGCGCGCGTGCTGAAGGAGCTTTTGGCCCGCTGGCCGTCCAGCCCGAAAGTCGATCTGGTCACCACCGATGGCTTTTTGTATTCGAACGCAACGCTGGTGCGTGACAACAAGCTCAATCGCAAAGGGTTTCCCGAGAGTTACGATACGGCGGCCCTGCTGCGGTTTCTGTCGGCCATCAAGGCCGGGCAACAGAATGTCAAGGCGCCGCGCTATTCGCATCTGACCTATGACGTGCTGCCTGATCAGCATACCATCATCGACCGCCCGGATATCCTGATTTTCGAGGGCATCAATGTGCTGCAATCGCGCGATCTGCCGCGAGATGGCAAGATCGTGCCGATGGTCTCGGATTTCTTCGACTTCTCGATCTATATCGATGCCGAGGAAAGCCTGATCCATAATTGGTATGTCAAACGGTTCATGAAGCTGCGCCAAACGGCCTTCCGCGATCCGAATTCCTACTTTCACCGTTATGCGACGATCAGCGAAGATGAAGCTTCAACCATTGCCGAAAATCTCTGGAGCCACATCAACCTGATCAATCTGCGCGACAATATCCAGCCGACCCGGCCCCGGGCCGATTTGATCCTGCGTAAGGGAGAAAATCATCTGGTTGAACAGGTGGCGCTGCGAAAATTATAG
- a CDS encoding HPr kinase/phosphorylase gives MNESRLNLHATGVVLGRRGYLIMGPSGSGKSQLAHLLLENARQNGLFAALVADDRVWLEARGGRVIASRPQTIAGLMEIRFSGLVTVPSLDAAVIDAVVLSVEPSSMTERLPQSAESRCFFPGQSLPVLRLCPAHHPSVAGLQRLLEAWASD, from the coding sequence ATGAACGAGAGCCGGCTCAACCTGCATGCAACCGGTGTCGTGCTGGGTAGGCGAGGCTATTTGATCATGGGGCCGAGTGGGTCGGGGAAGTCGCAACTGGCCCACCTCCTGCTGGAAAATGCGCGGCAAAATGGCCTTTTTGCCGCTCTTGTGGCCGACGATAGGGTATGGCTGGAAGCCCGAGGCGGAAGAGTGATCGCGTCCCGACCCCAGACAATTGCCGGGTTGATGGAAATCCGATTCAGCGGATTGGTGACCGTTCCAAGCCTCGATGCGGCGGTGATCGATGCCGTCGTCCTTTCGGTCGAGCCATCGTCGATGACGGAACGCCTGCCGCAAAGCGCTGAAAGCAGGTGTTTTTTTCCGGGTCAATCCTTACCTGTCCTTCGCCTTTGCCCGGCCCATCATCCAAGCGTTGCGGGGCTGCAACGATTGCTGGAGGCGTGGGCGTCAGATTAA
- a CDS encoding DUF3237 domain-containing protein, with protein MTFIDPNKAAPVSGRRVFLGAAATAIAATAAGQSGQAADTKTGGGPLSDIPIALPRTEFVYEAIFTLQDTIEMGASPQGDRRIINITGGEFAGPRIKGKVMPGGADRQVLRKDGVRLLNALYELQADDGAVITVNNRVLIDRQPDGTQYAFSHIDITAPVGPHDWLNRRVFVGTLNSLRPKPMVLIRVFSLV; from the coding sequence ATGACATTCATTGATCCCAACAAAGCCGCGCCGGTTTCCGGCAGGCGTGTGTTTCTTGGTGCGGCAGCGACAGCGATAGCCGCGACCGCCGCAGGGCAGAGCGGACAGGCAGCGGATACAAAAACCGGCGGCGGTCCGCTATCAGACATTCCCATCGCTTTGCCCCGGACAGAATTCGTCTATGAGGCGATTTTTACCCTTCAGGATACGATTGAGATGGGTGCGTCCCCGCAGGGCGACAGGCGTATCATCAATATCACCGGCGGTGAATTTGCCGGACCTCGGATTAAGGGCAAGGTGATGCCTGGCGGTGCGGACCGGCAAGTGCTGCGTAAGGACGGTGTGCGGCTTCTCAATGCGCTCTATGAATTGCAGGCGGATGACGGTGCCGTCATTACCGTCAACAACAGGGTCTTGATCGACCGTCAACCGGACGGCACGCAATATGCTTTTTCGCATATCGATATTACTGCACCGGTCGGACCACATGACTGGCTGAACCGTCGTGTCTTTGTCGGTACCCTGAACAGCCTGCGGCCCAAACCAATGGTGCTGATTCGGGTCTTCAGTCTGGTTTAA
- a CDS encoding HPr family phosphocarrier protein gives MTSFTRDLLIVNKRGLHARASAKFVQTVQGFNAEVTVSKDGTTVGGTSIMGLMMLAASPGCTITVVTSGEEAEKAIDTLDALVRDKFGEEM, from the coding sequence ATGACCTCCTTCACCAGAGACCTGCTGATCGTCAACAAGCGCGGCCTTCATGCCCGGGCGTCAGCCAAATTCGTCCAGACGGTGCAGGGCTTCAATGCCGAAGTCACCGTCAGCAAGGATGGAACCACCGTCGGCGGAACCTCGATCATGGGTCTGATGATGTTGGCGGCGAGCCCCGGCTGTACGATTACCGTTGTTACCTCAGGCGAGGAGGCCGAAAAAGCAATCGACACGCTGGATGCGCTGGTGCGCGACAAGTTTGGCGAGGAAATGTAA
- a CDS encoding response regulator transcription factor — protein MQTIALVDDDRNILTSVSIALEAEGYKVETYTDGASALDGLLARPPQLAIFDIKMPRMDGMELLRRLRQKSDIPVIFLTSKDEEIDELFGLKMGADDFITKPFSQRLLVERVKAILRRAANRETGNAPGNVKTAAEQQARNLERGQLVMDQERHTCTWKGDPVTLTVTEFLILHSLAQRPGVVKSRDALMDAAYDEQVYVDDRTIDSHIKRLRKKFKMVDNDFDMIETLYGVGYRFRETA, from the coding sequence ATGCAGACAATTGCGCTTGTTGACGACGACCGGAATATCCTGACGTCGGTTTCGATCGCTCTCGAAGCCGAGGGCTACAAGGTTGAAACCTATACGGATGGAGCTTCGGCGCTGGACGGGCTTCTGGCGCGGCCGCCACAGCTGGCGATCTTCGATATCAAGATGCCACGCATGGACGGGATGGAGCTTTTGCGCCGCCTGCGTCAGAAGTCCGATATCCCGGTGATTTTCCTCACCTCCAAGGATGAGGAAATCGATGAATTGTTCGGCTTGAAAATGGGTGCCGACGACTTCATCACCAAGCCGTTTTCTCAGCGCCTGCTGGTGGAGCGGGTCAAGGCCATTCTACGTCGCGCGGCCAATCGCGAGACTGGAAACGCACCCGGCAATGTCAAGACTGCTGCCGAGCAGCAGGCCCGCAACCTGGAGCGCGGCCAACTGGTCATGGACCAGGAGCGCCATACCTGCACCTGGAAAGGCGACCCGGTCACGCTGACAGTCACCGAATTTCTGATCCTGCATTCGCTGGCCCAGCGGCCCGGCGTGGTGAAAAGCCGCGACGCGCTGATGGATGCCGCCTATGACGAACAGGTCTATGTCGATGACCGCACCATTGACAGCCATATCAAGCGCCTGCGAAAGAAGTTCAAAATGGTGGACAATGATTTCGACATGATCGAAACGCTGTACGGCGTTGGATACCGCTTCCGCGAAACGGCCTGA